From the genome of Hymenobacter sp. PAMC 26628, one region includes:
- a CDS encoding nucleotide-diphospho-sugar transferase, whose protein sequence is MPQSLSSVPAGALDTPVLLMVFSRPGTTRRVFDTIRRARPTRLYVAADGPRPGHPTDAVRCAETRAVVQEVDWPCEVFTLFQEQNLNCGLAPVTAMNWFFEHEAEGIILEDDCVPAPSFFPFCQELLARYRDETRVMHIGGNNFGSEAQGPLSPGEPSYYFSTQRNSWGWATWRRAWQLYDYHLTDFRAVADSGALNGTFTGPLEKRYRLGKMAGVLALPQPPDVWDYQWEYTIARHQGLYIVPAVNLVGNIGFGNDSTHTHDGGDVLGDLPARDLAFPLRHPAQVAQDRRRDNRRFNEFFRSRLAAMVRRVFAGQKPVAAGLQSPKQAAKPVLSQPAKPAQS, encoded by the coding sequence ATGCCTCAATCCCTTTCCTCTGTGCCCGCCGGGGCCCTCGATACACCGGTTCTGCTGATGGTGTTCAGCCGGCCCGGCACCACCCGGCGCGTGTTCGACACTATTCGCCGGGCCCGGCCCACCCGCCTGTACGTAGCCGCCGATGGCCCCCGCCCCGGCCACCCCACCGACGCCGTGCGCTGCGCCGAAACCCGCGCCGTGGTGCAGGAAGTGGACTGGCCCTGCGAAGTATTCACGTTGTTTCAGGAGCAAAACCTGAACTGCGGCTTGGCCCCGGTCACGGCCATGAATTGGTTTTTTGAGCACGAAGCCGAGGGTATCATCCTAGAAGACGATTGCGTGCCGGCCCCCAGCTTCTTCCCGTTTTGCCAGGAGCTGCTGGCCCGCTACCGCGACGAAACACGGGTGATGCACATCGGTGGCAACAACTTCGGCTCGGAGGCCCAGGGGCCCTTGAGCCCCGGTGAGCCGTCGTATTACTTCTCGACGCAGCGCAATAGTTGGGGTTGGGCCACTTGGCGGCGCGCCTGGCAGCTCTACGACTACCACCTCACCGACTTCCGCGCTGTGGCGGACTCGGGGGCCCTGAACGGCACCTTCACGGGGCCTTTGGAGAAGCGCTACCGGCTGGGCAAAATGGCCGGCGTGCTGGCCCTGCCCCAGCCGCCCGACGTGTGGGACTACCAGTGGGAGTACACCATTGCCCGCCACCAGGGCCTCTACATCGTGCCGGCCGTGAACCTGGTGGGCAACATTGGCTTCGGCAACGACTCGACGCACACCCACGACGGCGGCGACGTGCTGGGCGACTTGCCAGCGCGCGACCTCGCCTTTCCGCTGCGCCACCCCGCCCAAGTGGCCCAGGACCGCCGCCGCGACAACCGCCGCTTCAACGAGTTCTTCCGAAGCCGGCTGGCAGCCATGGTGCGCCGCGTGTTTGCGGGTCAAAAGCCAGTGGCCGCCGGCCTCCAGAGCCCCAAGCAAGCCGCCAAGCCGGTCCTCTCCCAGCCGGCTAAGCCCGCCCAGTCATGA
- a CDS encoding glycosyltransferase family 4 protein, with product MRLLLSAYACAPNRGGEEGNGFNWMQQWRQLGHEVWCLTTPNGRADLEAYLVQHLSPAERARLHLVYVAVPGWVEYLYRWQFGVYVHYMVWQYLAWRTARQLAPPEGFDLVHHATYSSLQMATWLWRLGRPLVVGPLGGGQRAPAAFRRYVPDWFKTETLRNAISQLLTACDHNVRQSLRRAALVLATNTETATEVRRLGAPRVEMFLDSGLPAGYLPAAFPERAAAPVLRLLWLGRLVTRKALPLVLEALARVAPRVPFHLTIVGDGVLGPQLPALLAQHGLTDRATWRGTLPWPEVRDAFLTHDVFLFASLRDSFATQLLEAMGAGLPIITLDHQGAHDFIPRAAAIKAPVDTPAETVAALARAVEYCYDHPAARVAMGRAGYAFACTQTWDARGHQMQRLASGLLDASPMPAKALYK from the coding sequence ATGAGGCTGCTTCTCTCGGCTTACGCTTGCGCCCCCAACCGGGGCGGCGAAGAAGGCAACGGCTTCAATTGGATGCAGCAGTGGCGGCAGCTCGGCCACGAGGTGTGGTGCCTAACCACGCCCAACGGCCGCGCCGACCTGGAGGCGTACCTCGTCCAGCACCTGTCGCCGGCCGAGCGCGCCCGTTTGCACCTGGTGTACGTGGCCGTGCCGGGTTGGGTGGAGTACCTCTACCGCTGGCAGTTCGGGGTATATGTGCATTACATGGTGTGGCAGTACCTGGCCTGGCGCACGGCGCGGCAGTTGGCCCCGCCCGAGGGGTTCGACTTGGTGCACCACGCCACATATAGTAGCTTGCAAATGGCTACTTGGCTCTGGCGCCTGGGCCGGCCCCTGGTGGTGGGGCCCCTGGGCGGTGGCCAGCGGGCCCCGGCGGCGTTCCGGCGCTACGTGCCCGACTGGTTCAAGACCGAAACGCTGCGCAACGCCATCAGTCAGTTGCTGACTGCCTGCGACCACAACGTGCGGCAAAGCTTGCGCCGGGCCGCGCTAGTGCTGGCCACCAACACGGAAACCGCTACCGAGGTCCGCCGCCTGGGTGCGCCCCGGGTCGAAATGTTTCTGGACTCGGGGCTGCCGGCCGGCTACCTGCCCGCCGCGTTTCCGGAGCGGGCCGCGGCGCCCGTGCTGCGGCTGCTGTGGCTGGGGCGGCTCGTCACGCGCAAGGCCCTGCCGCTGGTGCTCGAAGCCCTGGCGCGGGTGGCCCCGCGGGTGCCGTTCCACCTCACCATCGTGGGCGACGGCGTGCTGGGGCCCCAGCTGCCCGCCCTGCTGGCCCAGCACGGCCTGACGGACCGCGCGACGTGGCGCGGCACGCTGCCCTGGCCGGAAGTGCGCGACGCCTTTTTAACGCACGACGTGTTCCTGTTCGCCAGCCTGCGCGACTCGTTTGCCACGCAGCTGCTGGAGGCCATGGGCGCCGGGCTGCCCATCATTACGCTCGACCACCAGGGCGCGCACGATTTTATTCCGCGGGCCGCCGCCATTAAAGCCCCCGTGGACACGCCCGCCGAAACCGTGGCGGCCCTGGCCCGCGCCGTCGAATATTGCTACGACCACCCGGCCGCGCGCGTGGCCATGGGCCGCGCCGGCTACGCCTTCGCCTGCACCCAAACCTGGGACGCGCGGGGACACCAGATGCAGCGGCTCGCCAGCGGCCTGCTGGATGCTTCGCCCATGCCCGCCAAGGCCCTGTACAAGTAG